The nucleotide window TTGCCCTTTAAACCCATTTGTTTCAGGTAGTGTATACCTACGAAACACAGAACCCTTTCCACAACACCCATAATCTCCAAGGCCCTGCAGCCCAATAAGTTATTTTATTGTAGACATCTGGCCTTTGGCCAAGTGTCCATGCCCACACTGTCCATCAGCAGGCCAGGGTTATGCCCCTGCCTCTGTTTCCACTCTTTCTGGGACTTGCATGCTCTATGCAGCCCGAGCCCCGGGGCCATGTTGGTGAGGTCTACCAGCTCACGGCGGTGGGACAGCATGGTCCCCATGTGCTCCAGCTTGGAGCGGATGTTGGAGTAGTGATACTGACGCTCTTTGGTCAGCTTGTGGAAGCACTCCCTCAGGTTCCCATCGGGGGGCGAGGTACAGTGACGGATTGCAGGGCAATGGTCCACCCCATGGGGGACGAGGTGCTGCCTGGGGGAGGTAGAGATGGAATCTGAGGAGGCAGCTTCATTCTGGATGTTGTCGGTCTGGTtattggtggtggtaaagtgggtaACTGTAGCCTTGTTGGGGGAGAGGCGGTTAGTGTACTGAGTCAGATCTGTCTGCACTCCACTGTCCACCATGGGGCAGCTGGTCTGGGTGGAGACATGACAAGGAGTGACGAGGGGTGTGACCAGCACATCCACTGCTGCTGTGACAGTGGCAGGGTCACCTGTAGGCAAGCACTGAGCAGCACTTCCAGACAGGATCTCCTGCATGTGCTGCTGCTCCATCCAGTCTTCCCCTATGGTGGAGGAGTCCGAGACCGGGCTGCTCTTACGGCCCCTCTCCCCAGTCTCCTCTCTGTGGGGCAGCACTGCCACAGCCTGGGCCCGGCTGGGTGTGCTGGTCAGACAGACAATTTCCCCCAATACTTCCAGACAGACAGGCTCGACTGGGGGCCTTTCTCTGGCCGGCTGAGGGGATGACGTGACAGGGAGTTTGATGAGCAGGTGGTCGTAGATGCCACTGATTCGGGCACTGGCTGGGCCCCTGGTAATAACAGGCATGGACTGGGCATACAGGATGCGGAACTCCTCATCAAAGTTCTCAGTGATCTGGCCAGACAACTCAATCAGGTTGCTGCTGTTTAGTTTCCCATCAGTCCAATTGAACCTAAGAATTAACCAAAATGCTTTACAGTTGTATACCCCATTTCAGTCAAATAAGGATGGCTACATCACTTACAGTAGCTTGATTCATACAAGGGGAAAGTATTTAGTAATGTTTTATTGCTTATTGCTCGGGACGTTTTTCAATGCTATACTGTATAATGCCTTGTTGGTAAAGCAGGAAGTCTTTACCTGTAGGAGCCTGTAGCCACTCTGTTCCCATCAATCAACATGAACCGTTCATGAACCTTTCCAGtaatcttggcccctgatctcaTGAAGTACGTACCACCAGTTATGGTCCTCACTCGCATTTGCTTAAAGGAATGAAACAAAAACAGTATGAAATACAAGCCTGTCACTGGTCACTTATAAAACATGCAGACAGCATGATGATGCTACTTGCATTGAAACTGTAATCATGGCTTATCGGAGATACGACACAAAGGTGGAGTCATCACACCCACATACCTGAAGCTCGTCCAGGCGCACATTGATGTTGTTGCACATTTTGAGGAATGCGGGCACACATGAGTGTTCcagcaggatgtaaactggaactCGGTGCTGCGTGCATGCCTCCTGAAGATCCTTGAATATGTCCAGGTCTGTCAGAGAGTCTGTCACTATGGCAATCACCTGTAATGGTACATCAATCATTGGTTAGTCAAAGCACCATTCAGGTCCGGTTTACAATTTTAAAGAGACTGCTCTTCTGACTTACTATTTGTGAGGCAGGGTCACTCTGAATGGGCTCTTATACTTGCTGGTGCCCACAAACCAGGTCTTAATCAAACATTAAGAAGGAGAAAACACTGAGCCAGCTCCTCTATTGGCCACACTCTCTCTGTCATGTGTACTTAAATGATCCTCGCTTGCAGTCAACTGTGGTCTGTTGCCATTGCAATCATATGTAATGCTTGGTCAGCAAACAAATGAGTTTCTCTGACAGGGACAATCAGGCTCATTGTGAGGTGCTTTTAGAACTCCTGCTGTCTGACCTCATGTTCTCCAGAAGCAGGTTAGAAATTTGTTGCAATGATGTTAGCTTTTCTTGATAAAATTGCATTTTCTAGTGCCCTCTCAAGGATAATAACTCAATAGCGTACAGATCAAGGGCCCTTTGGGGCATTTTCTAAATTGTTATTCTCAAACTGATGCTGAGCAACTATAAGGCCTGAAGCAGAGAGAAATTCAATTTACTGCAACTCAAACCTGATTTCTCTACTTTAGCTGTAAACCTACCTACAGCGCACCTGCACGCATAGGCAGATCGACACTCAAGGCTAAGCATTAAGAAAAGAGCACAAACATTGCGAAAAGCATGTTCAGACACATTCATTTATGTACTATTACTGTAGGTGCTCCTCTGAACCACAGGCTTGGAGTTTGGAGCCTTTTCCTCATTCTCTCCATTCTGGAACATTAACTCATCAGGATGGTAAGGAAACTGCATCAAACTGACAGTTCCAACATGTCCAGAAATGTGTTGAgtttgaacatgtgactaacattaATGGGGTTCTTTCTTTTGTCTGACCTTTATGAGCAAGTATCTACTGCTCTTCAAAATGGGTAATATAGTTTTCTATAAGAATCTGTGAATTataaaggagaaaaaaaacaatgCTTTTGAGAAGCTGAACATCAAACAGTATAAAGGTTAATCCAGACCTCACAAATATTTATATACCAGACCAGTCAATCACCCAGGGAGCACCGTCTGACTCCAACGTCCAAGGAAGTTGAAAAGACATACAAATTTGGTCTGTCCGTTCTGACCTTGATTTCAATGACCACAGATGTTTTTTGGACCGGACTCGATTTATCACAAACCAAACATAGGCGTCAACAAACAATtcttagattggtaaattagtctagcctactatctaaacttgtagtaaacATGGCCGAATACCACCGGTCACGTGCcaaggggccctgacctccagggtgtacggcattgattttgttagtcactcttactaagatatcattaacatggcataagtcatggcaaaatgtgtaaaattgccaATAGCTTTAAAACAGAAATAATGTTTCTCCACcccaaaatgagtagaattgcatggcATTCGCTATAATATTTAAAAatgttctctccgccccatggtaaaatgtgtagaactgcaaaaaacttgctttaaaactgagAAATCCAGTCATGGTCTCAAATTCTAGTTGAACACACAATGTGAAAGTTTGAAATTTGATTGTCAGCAATTTTTCgattgttatgtcagtcactcaattagccatgtcagctaacaatttttagattggtaaataaGACTAGCCAGTTATCTAAACCAAATCTCGTTTAGGAGGGCCCATaaaaggctagagccggccctgCATGGCTGGTTTGAATTTTACATTCGAGGTGTGCCAAATTCAGGCAAATACAAAATGGGTCCTTCCATATATGCCTATAACATTAATCTGTATCACTAAACAACACACATAAAACTCAACACGTGGTATGTCTATTGATGACCATTTTAatattttgttcatttattaCCTCCTTGGCACTTTTTATCATTCTTCTCGCAGTTTCCTTACAACTATAGATGCATTCCCCATAGCTGGGTTGGAAGTGTGCGACAGCACGAGTGACTCCTCGGTAAGAGCCCGATGTAAAGGCGGGCCAGCCGATTTCCAACAGCGGTGGCTCCACGTCTGAGACCTCGGGAAAGTAAGTCACGGAGGAGCAGTCCATGGAGCTACTTACCGACTGCTCAATGATCACGTTTTCCCCCTGGAGGGACGCACAGCGCGGGACCACCGCAGCACTGCCAATCTGTTTGATCTCGTCATCTGAGAGAAAGTTCGGAATTTGTTCTTTTCTTAGAAAATCCAGAAAGGAATTAACTCCACCTGAAATAAGCTCCTCTAACGCTAATCGGTGCTTTTCGTTATACAACTCCTGTACATTCAAATATTTTCCCTGCCTTGTTGACGGCCACCTTCCAGGTGAATCGTCCAAACATTGCGATAGAGCCATAATGTTACTATTAAGAATATACAGTAACCATTAAATTCAGGGATCCTCCTATACGTGTGAAACAATGTAGCCAGAAAAAAGGCACATTTGTATTTTGCGTTGAACTCAGTTCCAGCCCATCCGTAGTAGGCGTTGGTTACTCGAAAGTTGTGCAACCCGATTTGTGTACACAAGCCTGCGCTTTAGAGCGCTCTGCTAAACGCGCTCGCTCATTGGCCAGCAGTTTGAATTTGAAGCCAAACAAACCCTTGTATCCAGTATCCACTTTCAAATCACGACCCCAAATTCCCGGACTACCGTAGTAAATTGCAGGCTATATTTTGACACAACGAAGGCCTATAGGTAGGCCTGCCCTAAAGTACTGTATATCATATGatgataaaaataaacaaaagccTATTTGGCTGAACTTACCATGACATTGACGTTTTCAGTATTTAAAATTAGACCAGGTAATCATTACCGCAGTTAACCATGTGTGTTATCAAGTTATGTTAGTTGTGTTATCAAGTAATTGATCATGTCTAGGGTGACCACATTTAAAATACCCAAATGCGGGACAACAGGACGATTTAGGCGGGACATTCGCGGGACAGTGTAGTCTACATGAATAATGTTTTAGgttgcattattattattattttttatttcacctttatttaaccaggtaggtcagttgagaacaagttctcatttacaactgtggccgggccaagataaagcaaagcagtgcgacaaaaacaacaacacagagttacacatggaataaacaaacgtacagtcaataacacaatagaaaaagctATGTAtcgtgtgtgcaaatgtagtaagattagggaggtaaggcagtaaataggccatagaggcgaaataattacaatttagcattaacactggagtgatagatgtgcagatgatgatatgcaagtagagatactggggtgcaaaagatcaacaacaacaaaaaataacaatatggggatgaggtagttgggtgtgctatttaaagatgggctgtgtacaggtacagtgatcggtaagctgctctgacagctgatgcttaaagttagagagggagatataagtctccagcttcagtgatttttgcaattcgttccagtcattggcagcagagaactggaaggaaaggcggccaaagcaggtttTGGCtttgggatgaccagtgaaatatacctgtgtgcgtgtgctacgggtgggtgttgctatggtgaccagtgagctgagataaggcggggcttttcctagaaaagacttatagatgacctggagccag belongs to Salvelinus namaycush isolate Seneca chromosome 20, SaNama_1.0, whole genome shotgun sequence and includes:
- the LOC120065066 gene encoding protein FAM83D-like isoform X2 gives rise to the protein MALSQCLDDSPGRWPSTRQGKYLNVQELYNEKHRLALEELISGGVNSFLDFLRKEQIPNFLSDDEIKQIGSAAVVPRCASLQGENVIIEQSVIAIVTDSLTDLDIFKDLQEACTQHRVPVYILLEHSCVPAFLKMCNNINVRLDELQQMRVRTITGGTYFMRSGAKITGKVHERFMLIDGNRVATGSYRFNWTDGKLNSSNLIELSGQITENFDEEFRILYAQSMPVITRGPASARISGIYDHLLIKLPVTSSPQPARERPPVEPVCLEVLGEIVCLTSTPSRAQAVAVLPHREETGERGRKSSPVSDSSTIGEDWMEQQHMQEILSGSAAQCLPTGDPATVTAAVDVLVTPLVTPCHVSTQTSCPMVDSGVQTDLTQYTNRLSPNKATVTHFTTTNNQTDNIQNEAASSDSISTSPRQHLVPHGVDHCPAIRHCTSPPDGNLRECFHKLTKERQYHYSNIRSKLEHMGTMLSHRRELVDLTNMAPGLGLHRACKSQKEWKQRQGHNPGLLMDSVGMDTWPKARCLQ
- the LOC120065066 gene encoding protein FAM83D-like isoform X1; this translates as MALSQCLDDSPGRWPSTRQGKYLNVQELYNEKHRLALEELISGGVNSFLDFLRKEQIPNFLSDDEIKQIGSAAVVPRCASLQGENVIIEQSVSSSMDCSSVTYFPEVSDVEPPLLEIGWPAFTSGSYRGVTRAVAHFQPSYGECIYSCKETARRMIKSAKEVIAIVTDSLTDLDIFKDLQEACTQHRVPVYILLEHSCVPAFLKMCNNINVRLDELQQMRVRTITGGTYFMRSGAKITGKVHERFMLIDGNRVATGSYRFNWTDGKLNSSNLIELSGQITENFDEEFRILYAQSMPVITRGPASARISGIYDHLLIKLPVTSSPQPARERPPVEPVCLEVLGEIVCLTSTPSRAQAVAVLPHREETGERGRKSSPVSDSSTIGEDWMEQQHMQEILSGSAAQCLPTGDPATVTAAVDVLVTPLVTPCHVSTQTSCPMVDSGVQTDLTQYTNRLSPNKATVTHFTTTNNQTDNIQNEAASSDSISTSPRQHLVPHGVDHCPAIRHCTSPPDGNLRECFHKLTKERQYHYSNIRSKLEHMGTMLSHRRELVDLTNMAPGLGLHRACKSQKEWKQRQGHNPGLLMDSVGMDTWPKARCLQ